From a single Deltaproteobacteria bacterium genomic region:
- a CDS encoding type II toxin-antitoxin system RelE/ParE family toxin produces MSDYVLTPLAKADIFEIWSYIARDNEEAADRVESAIYDACAEAAQAPLRGHTRPDLTPRPFVSGHSTVIQTMPSSTGRVIGVGSRRPVEIRSCCPLRLFPGPAQWPAQRTRMPGSAVAEKDTLEPWPHYRALAFACFQAGEGPGDHGALGAASPEGIARRF; encoded by the coding sequence ATGAGCGATTATGTTCTGACGCCCCTTGCCAAGGCAGACATCTTCGAAATTTGGTCGTACATCGCTCGTGACAACGAAGAAGCCGCTGACCGAGTAGAAAGTGCAATCTACGACGCTTGCGCAGAGGCTGCGCAAGCTCCATTGCGCGGCCATACTCGGCCCGACCTTACGCCCCGCCCGTTCGTTTCTGGACACTCGACCGTTATCCAAACTATGCCGTCGTCTACCGGCCGGGTTATTGGCGTTGGTAGTAGACGACCAGTAGAAATTCGCAGCTGTTGCCCTCTCCGCTTGTTCCCGGGGCCGGCACAGTGGCCGGCGCAACGGACCCGGATGCCTGGCTCCGCCGTAGCAGAAAAAGACACCCTTGAGCCTTGGCCCCACTACAGAGCCTTAGCGTTCGCCTGTTTTCAGGCGGGAGAGGGACCCGGTGATCATGGCGCGCTCGGCGCAGCTAGCCCTGAAGGCATCGCCCGGCGATTCTGA
- a CDS encoding DUF4440 domain-containing protein — translation MTVTRPAEMYPRFIEAFNAGDAEALLALFEPSATFAPQPGVTVSGIAAVGAALQQFLALKGTIRLDPVFIMESGDTALIRGKWQVNGTGADGKPVELRGNSIEVIRRQSDGTWRFIIDNPFGAE, via the coding sequence ATGACGGTGACACGGCCTGCGGAGATGTATCCTCGGTTCATCGAAGCGTTCAACGCGGGCGATGCCGAAGCGCTTCTTGCTCTGTTCGAGCCAAGCGCAACTTTTGCTCCGCAGCCGGGCGTGACGGTTAGCGGCATTGCAGCCGTCGGCGCGGCTTTGCAACAGTTTCTCGCGCTCAAAGGGACTATCCGCCTCGATCCAGTCTTTATCATGGAGTCGGGTGACACAGCGCTGATTCGCGGCAAATGGCAGGTTAACGGCACCGGCGCTGACGGCAAACCGGTCGAATTGCGCGGCAACAGCATCGAAGTCATCCGCCGGCAAAGCGACGGCACCTGGCGCTTTATCATCGATAATCCGTTTGGCGCGGAGTAG
- a CDS encoding amidohydrolase, translating into MVIIDSQVHIWAPETPEKPYAKENASAPHRAIPLGHDELLREMDGAGVSRCILVPPTWEADRNDTSLEAARLHPDRFRVMGKLALNNPKGRELMATWKQQPYMLGIRMVFNRGESAKWLTDGTADWFWREAERYDIPVMTLAQGQVPKLGEIAERHPGLRLIVDHMGLNSVLRGKPLGPSVDDVVKLARHKNVAVKVSALPCYVDEPYPFPTLHPLVRRVVDGFGPQRCFWGTDLSHLPCPYKQVVTLFTEEMKSLSVSELEWIMGRGIAEWLGWPL; encoded by the coding sequence ATGGTCATCATTGATTCCCAAGTGCATATTTGGGCGCCGGAAACGCCGGAAAAGCCTTACGCCAAAGAAAACGCTTCAGCGCCACATCGGGCGATCCCTCTGGGGCACGACGAACTTTTGCGCGAGATGGACGGTGCCGGGGTGTCGCGCTGTATTCTCGTGCCGCCGACCTGGGAAGCTGACCGCAACGACACGTCGCTGGAAGCGGCGCGGCTCCATCCCGATCGTTTCCGCGTCATGGGCAAACTCGCCTTGAACAATCCTAAAGGCCGCGAGCTGATGGCGACCTGGAAACAGCAGCCTTATATGCTCGGCATTCGCATGGTTTTTAACCGCGGCGAGTCGGCCAAGTGGCTGACCGACGGCACCGCGGACTGGTTCTGGCGGGAAGCTGAGCGCTATGACATCCCCGTGATGACTTTGGCGCAAGGACAGGTGCCGAAGCTGGGCGAGATTGCCGAGCGCCATCCCGGCCTGCGCCTCATCGTCGATCACATGGGGTTGAATTCGGTTCTGCGCGGCAAACCGCTCGGCCCATCGGTCGACGACGTCGTCAAACTCGCGCGCCACAAGAACGTTGCTGTAAAAGTTTCGGCGCTGCCCTGCTACGTCGACGAACCCTATCCTTTTCCAACGCTGCATCCGCTGGTCCGCCGCGTCGTCGATGGCTTCGGCCCGCAGCGCTGTTTTTGGGGCACTGACCTGTCGCATCTGCCGTGTCCTTACAAGCAGGTGGTGACTTTGTTTACCGAAGAGATGAAGTCGCTTTCCGTCAGCGAACTGGAATGGATTATGGGCCGGGGTATCGCCGAATGGCTCGGTTGGCCGCTGTAA
- a CDS encoding dienelactone hydrolase family protein: MKIVNRDLTTEKDGVPGYLAHPDRKEPGPGVLIVHHHYGCTGNMKVNVCNFAKLGYSTYVPDLYKMLNIADGVHEAQKKTTDGQFIEILGKAWRYLTTRPEVDAKRCAVVGYCMGGRIGIHFAAATPSVRGFVGFYPSVRDEGPSQLRPRHPNDAVKDFKCASQIFLGGNDHVATIPVQQKLMAAFQANGQPLDWHYFHRAGHGFAMADGDCYDPPLAEQSWSLMANFLARELGSE; encoded by the coding sequence ATGAAGATTGTCAATCGCGATCTCACAACTGAAAAAGATGGCGTGCCAGGTTATCTGGCTCACCCCGACCGCAAAGAGCCGGGGCCCGGCGTGTTGATCGTGCATCACCATTATGGCTGCACGGGTAACATGAAAGTGAACGTTTGTAACTTTGCTAAGCTTGGCTACAGCACCTATGTTCCTGACCTCTACAAAATGTTGAATATCGCCGACGGTGTGCACGAGGCACAGAAGAAAACCACTGATGGGCAGTTTATTGAGATTCTTGGCAAGGCCTGGCGTTATCTGACGACACGTCCCGAGGTCGATGCAAAACGTTGTGCGGTGGTCGGCTATTGCATGGGCGGGCGCATCGGCATTCATTTCGCTGCGGCAACGCCAAGCGTGCGCGGCTTTGTCGGATTCTATCCTTCAGTGCGCGACGAAGGGCCGAGCCAGCTACGGCCGCGCCATCCCAACGACGCCGTCAAAGATTTCAAATGCGCTTCGCAAATTTTTCTTGGCGGCAACGATCACGTCGCGACGATTCCGGTGCAGCAAAAACTGATGGCCGCGTTCCAAGCCAACGGCCAGCCGCTCGACTGGCACTATTTCCACCGCGCCGGTCACGGCTTCGCGATGGCGGATGGCGACTGCTATGACCCGCCCTTGGCGGAGCAGTCGTGGTCGCTGATGGCGAATTTTCTAGCGCGGGAGCTGGGCAGCGAATGA
- a CDS encoding NAD(P)/FAD-dependent oxidoreductase, with protein sequence MSQFNVVVIGGGAAGLMCALEAGKRARRVLVIEHCDRVGKKILISGGGRCNFTNLHTAPENFISKNPHFCKSALARYTQADFINLVERHGIAYHEKELGQLFCDQSAKSIVKMLTDECRQAGARIMTDCKVTNVEPAGGGFALKTSRGSVQTGSLVIATGGLSVPKMGATAYGYELAKKFGHRIVPPRAGLVPLVFGPDDMVRYRDLSGVSVPVQVECRRRSFSNAMLFTHRGLSGPAILQISSYWQTGDALIVNFLPLTDANDWLKKRQAVRPDAELKTVLGEFLTKRLAQRLCEIELGSRPLRQYQQSELRGICEQIQHWKFTPLEAEGYRTAEVTLGGVDTDDLSSTTMESKLVPGLYFVGEVVDVTGQLGGFNFQWAWSSGWAAGQAV encoded by the coding sequence ATGAGTCAATTCAATGTGGTCGTGATCGGCGGCGGCGCCGCCGGCTTGATGTGCGCCCTCGAAGCCGGCAAACGGGCCCGGCGCGTGCTGGTCATTGAACACTGCGATCGAGTCGGCAAAAAAATTCTCATATCCGGCGGTGGCCGTTGTAATTTTACCAATCTGCACACCGCGCCAGAAAACTTCATTTCCAAAAATCCGCATTTCTGCAAGTCGGCGCTGGCGCGCTACACCCAAGCTGATTTCATTAACTTGGTCGAACGCCACGGTATCGCCTACCATGAAAAAGAGTTGGGCCAGTTGTTCTGCGACCAATCGGCGAAGTCCATTGTGAAAATGTTAACCGATGAATGCCGCCAAGCCGGCGCGCGGATCATGACCGATTGTAAAGTGACAAATGTCGAGCCTGCCGGCGGCGGATTTGCTTTGAAAACCTCCCGCGGATCGGTTCAGACAGGGTCGCTAGTCATCGCGACGGGCGGTTTGTCAGTGCCAAAGATGGGCGCGACGGCTTACGGTTACGAGCTGGCGAAAAAATTCGGGCACCGCATCGTGCCGCCCCGCGCCGGGCTTGTGCCGCTTGTTTTCGGGCCGGACGATATGGTGCGTTACCGCGACCTCTCTGGGGTTTCCGTACCGGTTCAAGTGGAATGCCGCAGGCGGAGTTTTTCCAACGCAATGTTGTTCACCCATCGCGGCCTCAGCGGCCCGGCAATCTTGCAAATATCATCTTACTGGCAGACGGGCGATGCGTTGATTGTGAATTTTTTGCCGTTAACGGACGCGAACGATTGGCTGAAAAAGCGCCAAGCAGTAAGGCCGGATGCCGAGTTGAAAACCGTCCTCGGCGAATTCCTCACCAAACGGCTGGCACAGCGGCTGTGCGAAATCGAATTGGGCAGCCGACCGCTGCGCCAATATCAGCAGAGTGAGTTGCGCGGCATCTGTGAGCAAATACAGCACTGGAAATTCACGCCGCTCGAAGCCGAGGGCTACCGCACCGCCGAAGTAACCTTGGGCGGCGTCGACACCGACGATCTGTCGTCGACAACCATGGAATCGAAGCTCGTCCCGGGATTATACTTCGTCGGTGAGGTCGTCGATGTGACGGGCCAACTCGGCGGTTTTAACTTCCAATGGGCGTGGTCGTCCGGCTGGGCCGCCGGGCAAGCGGTGTGA
- a CDS encoding CoA transferase, whose translation MNGCLDGIKVLELGNFISGPYGAMLLADMGAEVIKVENPKGGDPFRGWDLGGDQPNFWAYNRGKRSITLNLQTPEGKEIFLKLANKADVVLDNYRPGVMKRLGIDCDTVSKTNPGVIYLSITGTGPSGPYVKRPAYDTVGQGLGGMLSLLMDAQNPKPIGPNYADSLSGMFATIGVLGAIAARAKTGRGQQVDTTMAGSILAFLIAPATDSLATGKIPGPYTRPMQSQTYAFTASDGAMFAIHLSSPQKFWKGLCNAAGHPELIDDARFSTRPNRRKNYDELAKTFGEFFKQNTRAHWMARLEAEDVPHTPVYNMQEVFQDPQIKHMGLEITLERQDKPNIRTVAFPNIYSETKNPHPLPPPELGEHNAEYLKSLGYSDLQIAELKEKGII comes from the coding sequence ATGAACGGTTGTTTAGACGGCATCAAAGTTTTGGAGTTGGGCAATTTTATTTCCGGGCCTTACGGTGCGATGTTGCTCGCCGATATGGGTGCGGAGGTGATCAAGGTCGAGAATCCCAAGGGCGGCGACCCGTTTCGCGGTTGGGATTTGGGCGGCGATCAGCCGAATTTTTGGGCCTACAACCGCGGCAAGCGCAGCATCACGCTTAATCTTCAGACTCCCGAAGGAAAGGAAATCTTTTTGAAGCTCGCCAACAAGGCGGATGTCGTGCTCGACAACTATCGCCCCGGTGTCATGAAACGGCTCGGCATCGACTGCGACACGGTGAGCAAAACCAATCCTGGAGTGATCTATCTATCCATCACCGGCACCGGGCCGAGCGGCCCTTACGTCAAACGGCCGGCATACGACACCGTCGGCCAAGGTTTAGGCGGAATGCTGAGTCTTTTGATGGATGCGCAGAATCCCAAGCCCATCGGCCCGAACTATGCAGATAGCTTGAGCGGCATGTTTGCAACGATCGGCGTGCTCGGCGCCATCGCCGCGCGCGCCAAAACAGGCAGAGGCCAGCAGGTCGATACGACCATGGCCGGTTCGATTTTGGCATTCTTGATTGCGCCGGCTACTGACTCTCTCGCCACCGGCAAAATTCCCGGGCCGTACACCCGGCCGATGCAGTCGCAGACCTATGCATTTACCGCTTCGGACGGCGCCATGTTTGCGATTCACTTATCATCGCCGCAGAAGTTCTGGAAAGGGTTGTGCAATGCTGCGGGCCATCCGGAGCTGATAGACGATGCGCGTTTCTCAACGCGCCCCAACCGGCGCAAGAACTACGATGAGCTGGCGAAGACCTTCGGCGAATTCTTCAAACAAAACACGCGCGCCCACTGGATGGCGCGGCTCGAAGCCGAGGACGTGCCGCACACGCCGGTCTACAACATGCAGGAAGTTTTTCAGGATCCGCAGATCAAGCACATGGGCTTGGAAATCACGCTGGAGCGCCAAGACAAGCCGAACATTCGCACCGTGGCGTTTCCGAATATCTATAGTGAAACAAAAAATCCGCACCCGCTGCCGCCGCCCGAGCTGGGCGAGCACAACGCCGAATATCTGAAGTCACTGGGTTATAGCGATCTGCAAATCGCCGAGCTGAAGGAGAAAGGTATCATTTAG
- the hemE gene encoding uroporphyrinogen decarboxylase — MANLAPSSHPFLAACRREPTAYTPVWLMRQAGRYMEEYRKLRAQYGFLELCKKPELATEITVTPVERLKVDAAILFADILLILEPMGVGLEYSKGDGPVIHHPVRSGKDVDALKEFNVEKELAYVYEAVKQICKELKGKVPLIGFAGAPFTLASYLIEGSGSRNYIHTKKLFYTAPEAWKRLMERLAQVIGDYLNCQIAAGAQVVQLFDSWAGCLAPSDYEQFVMPYTKMVIGAVTPGIPVVNFSTGTTGALKHLRAAGGDVIGLDWRVHLDEGWAMVGHDVAVQGNLDPVALFAPPKEIRSRVGEVLKRAGGRPGHIFNLGHGVLPETPVEHVVTMVEAVHELSAK; from the coding sequence ATGGCAAACCTGGCACCGTCCTCGCATCCGTTCTTAGCTGCCTGTCGCCGTGAACCTACTGCTTACACGCCCGTATGGCTGATGCGCCAAGCAGGGCGCTACATGGAAGAATATCGCAAGCTGCGCGCGCAGTACGGTTTTTTAGAGCTCTGCAAAAAGCCCGAGCTTGCCACTGAGATTACCGTTACGCCGGTGGAACGGCTCAAGGTCGACGCGGCGATTCTCTTTGCCGATATCTTGCTGATTCTTGAACCGATGGGCGTCGGTTTGGAGTATTCTAAGGGCGACGGACCGGTGATTCACCATCCGGTGCGCAGCGGCAAAGACGTCGACGCGCTGAAGGAGTTCAACGTCGAAAAGGAGCTGGCGTACGTCTACGAAGCCGTCAAGCAGATCTGCAAAGAACTCAAGGGTAAAGTGCCGTTGATCGGTTTTGCCGGCGCACCGTTTACGTTGGCGTCGTACTTGATCGAAGGCAGCGGCTCGCGCAATTACATTCATACCAAAAAGCTCTTCTACACGGCGCCTGAAGCCTGGAAGCGTTTGATGGAGCGGCTGGCGCAGGTCATTGGCGATTATTTGAATTGTCAAATCGCCGCCGGTGCGCAGGTCGTTCAACTCTTCGATAGTTGGGCCGGCTGCTTGGCGCCGAGTGACTACGAGCAGTTCGTTATGCCGTATACGAAGATGGTGATCGGCGCAGTGACGCCGGGAATCCCGGTGGTCAACTTTAGCACCGGCACTACCGGTGCGTTGAAACATTTGCGCGCCGCGGGCGGCGATGTCATCGGCCTCGACTGGCGCGTCCACCTCGACGAAGGCTGGGCGATGGTCGGCCATGATGTCGCCGTGCAAGGCAACCTCGATCCCGTGGCACTGTTTGCGCCGCCCAAGGAAATCCGCAGCCGCGTTGGCGAAGTCTTGAAGCGCGCCGGTGGCCGGCCCGGACATATCTTCAATCTCGGTCACGGGGTTTTGCCGGAGACGCCGGTGGAGCATGTGGTCACGATGGTCGAAGCCGTGCATGAGTTGAGCGCAAAGTGA
- a CDS encoding D-alanyl-D-alanine carboxypeptidase, with amino-acid sequence MDYGPGYRRMARLAAVKLKLSAPYGLWVTTLAAIVLARAPQGIAAIDVVAKAAIVMDAGSGKVLWQKNHQLPLAPASTAKVLTALVVLERNRLADIVETPKVATKTSGARIPLEAGERLSVEQLLFGMLLGSGNDAAIALAQHSGGSVNKFVGLMNGKAKALGAKRSKFFNPTGLPEKGQLSTAFDLALITKAALMNGDFRRIVATKSFAWKSADHHGELKNRNRLLDDFPGAIGVKTGSTAEAGFCLVAAAERKEQRIIAVILKSGEHAVWQDAKLLLGHGFMLTTR; translated from the coding sequence ATGGATTATGGGCCGGGGTATCGCCGAATGGCTCGGTTGGCCGCTGTAAAATTGAAACTCTCGGCTCCATACGGCCTCTGGGTAACTACCCTTGCAGCGATCGTGCTAGCGCGCGCCCCGCAGGGCATCGCCGCAATCGACGTCGTCGCGAAAGCAGCCATCGTCATGGACGCCGGTAGCGGCAAAGTTCTCTGGCAAAAGAATCACCAACTACCACTGGCTCCGGCGAGCACTGCGAAGGTGTTAACGGCACTAGTTGTCTTAGAGCGAAACCGTCTCGCGGATATCGTCGAGACGCCCAAAGTCGCGACAAAAACCAGCGGCGCTAGAATTCCCCTGGAAGCAGGCGAACGGCTGAGCGTTGAACAATTGTTGTTTGGCATGTTGCTCGGCTCCGGCAACGACGCGGCAATCGCTTTGGCGCAGCACAGCGGCGGCTCGGTCAACAAGTTTGTTGGGTTGATGAACGGTAAGGCAAAAGCGCTCGGTGCGAAGCGGTCCAAGTTTTTCAACCCGACGGGGCTGCCGGAGAAAGGCCAGCTCAGTACGGCGTTCGATCTTGCGCTTATCACCAAGGCGGCGCTGATGAACGGCGATTTCCGCCGCATTGTCGCGACCAAGTCGTTTGCTTGGAAAAGCGCGGACCACCACGGCGAGTTGAAGAACCGTAACCGTTTGCTCGACGATTTTCCCGGCGCCATTGGCGTCAAGACCGGCAGCACGGCGGAGGCCGGCTTCTGTTTGGTGGCCGCCGCTGAGCGAAAGGAACAAAGAATCATTGCCGTGATACTAAAAAGCGGTGAGCACGCGGTATGGCAAGACGCCAAGTTACTACTCGGTCATGGATTTATGCTGACGACACGCTAG
- a CDS encoding type II toxin-antitoxin system Phd/YefM family antitoxin, which produces MAISSNDIISLTKARAKLTELCAQVQREHGEKILTKNGESCAALIDAERLDYYHRLEREHVHLSLLNEAAKGIDDVNAGKVLSLAKLKARYGR; this is translated from the coding sequence ATGGCGATTTCCTCAAACGATATCATCTCATTAACCAAGGCGCGGGCGAAGCTCACCGAGTTGTGCGCGCAGGTTCAGCGCGAGCATGGGGAGAAAATTCTTACAAAAAATGGGGAAAGTTGCGCGGCGCTCATCGACGCGGAACGGCTAGATTACTACCATCGGCTGGAGCGCGAACACGTGCACCTTAGCTTGCTCAACGAGGCCGCCAAAGGCATCGACGACGTGAATGCTGGAAAAGTTTTGAGTCTGGCGAAGCTCAAAGCCCGCTATGGCCGATAG
- a CDS encoding class I SAM-dependent methyltransferase has product MIDAYAYEETKKEYQKLLLCQFDVEDHPGRKMTKSTPTTIADPWDHHDWSSQAYAKEWAARQDASQPHRDAAFDVLAKTLPFAKSARIKILDIGTGYGALAGYLLRHFKNGQAVCQDGSAEMLALAREHLVPFEARVKFVRSDLSGPGWSKKLKAPFDAVVSSIAIHNVRAHGTIQRIYADSFALLKPGGCFLNLDRMRPSVEEQLQWLRAAGFVDVKRFWDGGKRALVGGFKR; this is encoded by the coding sequence GTGATCGATGCCTATGCCTATGAGGAGACGAAAAAGGAGTACCAGAAACTATTGCTCTGTCAGTTCGATGTTGAAGATCATCCAGGCCGAAAAATGACTAAGTCGACACCAACAACCATCGCCGATCCCTGGGATCATCATGATTGGAGCTCCCAGGCCTACGCCAAAGAGTGGGCGGCGCGTCAGGATGCGAGCCAACCGCACCGCGACGCGGCGTTTGACGTGCTGGCCAAGACTCTACCGTTTGCCAAGAGCGCCAGGATCAAGATCCTCGATATCGGCACGGGTTACGGCGCGCTGGCGGGCTATCTGCTGCGTCACTTCAAGAACGGCCAGGCGGTCTGCCAAGATGGTTCAGCCGAAATGCTGGCGCTCGCCCGCGAGCATCTGGTCCCCTTCGAGGCGCGTGTCAAGTTCGTGCGCAGCGATTTGAGCGGGCCCGGTTGGAGCAAAAAGCTCAAAGCACCTTTCGATGCGGTGGTTTCGTCGATTGCGATCCACAACGTGCGCGCGCACGGCACCATCCAAAGAATCTACGCGGACAGCTTCGCGCTGCTCAAACCGGGCGGCTGCTTTCTCAACCTCGACCGCATGCGGCCGTCGGTGGAAGAGCAGCTCCAATGGCTGCGCGCCGCCGGCTTCGTCGACGTCAAGCGATTCTGGGACGGCGGCAAAAGGGCGCTCGTCGGTGGGTTCAAGCGTTAA
- a CDS encoding VOC family protein, with the protein MTSRADRRYGSRMPKLRRLTIVSLQPERLAQFYQEVFEMRRVANPRGEAIYLSDGYFNLTIIPNRAEGKASGLNHIGFDVSPAEAASVLGRFEHWGLATPGSREGGRSFADLRGTDPDGNNMDISTHGFPTG; encoded by the coding sequence TTGACGAGCAGGGCCGATCGGCGTTATGGGTCGCGCATGCCGAAGCTGCGCCGACTGACCATCGTTTCGCTGCAGCCAGAACGCCTGGCGCAGTTTTATCAGGAAGTCTTCGAGATGCGGCGAGTGGCAAATCCCAGGGGCGAGGCGATTTATCTGAGTGACGGTTATTTCAACCTGACAATCATTCCCAACCGTGCCGAAGGGAAAGCGAGCGGGTTGAATCACATCGGCTTCGATGTCAGCCCGGCCGAAGCGGCAAGCGTCCTGGGCCGGTTCGAGCATTGGGGCCTTGCGACTCCCGGCTCCCGTGAAGGCGGGCGCTCCTTTGCCGATCTTCGCGGCACCGATCCCGATGGCAACAACATGGATATCTCCACACACGGGTTTCCAACCGGGTAA
- the hemG gene encoding protoporphyrinogen oxidase — MKHIVVIGGGIAGLAAAHHVVELRKELSLDSEVTLLEASDRLGGTIATERVGEFLLEAGPDSFITEKPQALMLCQRLGLTPRLVSTISDNQKIYIVRGGKLKPLPEGFFLLAPTRFLPFLKTPLFSWGGKLRMAAELFLPRRRADGDESLGSFVRRRFGDEALERVAQPLVGGIYASDPDRLSLSATMPRFKEMEREHRSVIYAMWAAQRARAGARQAGSGARWSLFVTLANGLEELVGALAQRLPESAVRLRSGAKSLTRNFANTNWEITLENDEVLSADAVILATPAYRAGEILRLTSNDASRELAQLSYASTAIISLAYRSADFPQVPKSFGFVVPVAEKRKIMACTFSSLKYPGRAPADHILLRAFVGGTLQAELYRQNDSAIEIDVRDEIASLLRVTAVPVLSRVWRHPNSMPQYNIGHDERVKKIEGALANFPTLALAGSAYHGVGISDCVRTGEEAAQKVVEQLSKS, encoded by the coding sequence ATGAAACACATCGTCGTTATCGGCGGGGGCATCGCCGGGCTCGCCGCTGCGCACCACGTAGTCGAACTGCGCAAAGAGCTGTCACTGGATAGTGAGGTGACTTTGCTGGAGGCTTCCGACAGGTTAGGCGGCACGATTGCCACCGAGCGGGTCGGCGAATTCCTCCTCGAAGCGGGTCCGGATTCCTTCATCACGGAGAAGCCGCAGGCGCTCATGCTTTGCCAAAGGCTGGGGCTTACGCCACGTTTGGTTTCGACGATCAGCGACAACCAGAAAATCTACATTGTACGCGGCGGTAAGTTGAAACCTTTGCCGGAGGGCTTTTTCCTGCTGGCGCCGACGCGCTTTCTGCCGTTTCTCAAAACGCCGCTGTTTTCTTGGGGCGGAAAGCTGCGGATGGCGGCAGAACTGTTCTTGCCGCGGCGGCGCGCCGACGGCGACGAGAGTTTAGGTTCGTTCGTGCGCCGGCGTTTCGGCGATGAAGCTTTGGAGCGCGTCGCGCAGCCATTGGTTGGTGGTATTTATGCTTCGGATCCCGACCGTCTTAGCCTGAGCGCCACCATGCCACGGTTCAAAGAAATGGAGCGCGAGCATCGCAGCGTGATCTACGCGATGTGGGCGGCGCAGCGCGCCCGCGCCGGTGCGCGCCAGGCCGGCAGCGGCGCGCGCTGGAGCTTGTTTGTCACGCTCGCCAACGGCCTTGAGGAGCTGGTTGGTGCTTTGGCGCAGCGGCTGCCGGAGAGCGCCGTTCGGTTGCGCAGCGGCGCGAAGAGTCTGACGCGGAACTTTGCCAACACAAACTGGGAGATTACCTTAGAGAACGATGAAGTTCTGAGCGCCGACGCAGTCATTCTCGCTACGCCAGCTTATCGCGCCGGGGAAATCCTGCGGCTCACCTCCAACGATGCGAGCAGAGAGCTAGCGCAGTTGTCCTACGCTTCGACCGCGATCATCAGTCTGGCCTATCGGAGCGCTGACTTTCCCCAGGTTCCCAAGAGCTTCGGTTTCGTGGTGCCCGTCGCGGAGAAACGCAAGATCATGGCTTGCACGTTCAGCAGCCTGAAGTACCCTGGGCGAGCGCCCGCCGATCACATTTTATTGCGCGCGTTTGTCGGCGGCACTTTGCAAGCGGAACTTTACCGGCAGAACGACAGCGCCATCGAAATTGACGTGCGCGATGAAATCGCCAGTCTGCTGCGCGTGACCGCGGTGCCGGTGCTTTCGCGAGTATGGCGCCATCCCAATTCGATGCCGCAGTACAATATCGGCCACGACGAACGGGTAAAAAAAATCGAGGGTGCGCTCGCCAATTTTCCAACGCTGGCCTTAGCGGGAAGCGCTTACCATGGCGTGGGCATCTCCGATTGCGTGCGCACCGGCGAAGAGGCGGCGCAAAAAGTCGTCGAGCAGCTTTCGAAGTCCTGA
- the hemH gene encoding ferrochelatase, producing MERWSSGVIFSYDAILLIAFGGPTCPEEIRPFLARVTAGIAIPPARLEEVAHHYEAVGGKSPLNEITLRQAAALQKEFSQEKLAVYVGMRNAAPFFVDILKEMKNNGVQRALGLILSSHRSEASWERYQKNIADAQAELDGAPAIDYCDGWHDHPLFIDCWAELIGAAMTGVAQRGEPALIFTAHSLPTSMAARSPYVEQLQTTARLVVARLGIANWNLAYQSRSGRPSDPWLEPDVGDVIRRHAAQGIKQVFVAPIGFVCDHVEVLYDLDIEAKKIANDLAIEMIRVSCPNDHPTFVRMMASVVRSNSEQKNN from the coding sequence TTGGAGCGTTGGAGTAGTGGAGTGATTTTCTCTTACGACGCCATCCTGCTGATCGCCTTTGGCGGCCCCACTTGCCCTGAAGAAATTCGTCCTTTTCTTGCTCGCGTGACTGCCGGGATAGCGATTCCTCCGGCGCGCTTGGAAGAAGTCGCGCACCACTATGAAGCGGTTGGCGGTAAGTCGCCGCTCAATGAAATCACTCTGCGCCAAGCTGCGGCGCTGCAAAAAGAGTTTAGTCAAGAAAAACTCGCGGTCTATGTCGGCATGCGCAACGCGGCGCCATTTTTTGTCGACATATTAAAAGAGATGAAAAATAACGGTGTGCAGCGCGCCCTCGGCTTGATACTCTCTTCCCATCGCAGCGAAGCGAGCTGGGAGCGCTATCAGAAGAATATCGCCGATGCGCAGGCGGAGCTCGACGGCGCGCCGGCAATTGACTACTGCGACGGTTGGCACGATCATCCCTTGTTTATTGATTGTTGGGCGGAATTGATCGGCGCGGCCATGACAGGTGTCGCGCAGCGCGGTGAACCCGCGCTAATTTTCACGGCGCACAGTTTGCCGACGTCCATGGCGGCGCGCTCGCCCTACGTCGAGCAGTTGCAAACCACCGCGCGCTTAGTCGTGGCTAGGCTCGGGATCGCAAACTGGAATCTTGCCTACCAAAGCCGCAGCGGCCGTCCGTCGGACCCCTGGTTGGAGCCGGATGTTGGCGATGTCATTCGGCGACACGCAGCGCAGGGTATCAAACAAGTATTCGTCGCTCCGATCGGCTTTGTATGCGACCATGTCGAAGTGCTTTATGATCTCGATATCGAAGCGAAAAAAATCGCGAATGATTTAGCCATTGAAATGATCCGCGTCAGTTGCCCGAACGATCACCCAACATTCGTCCGAATGATGGCCAGTGTAGTCCGAAGCAATTCCGAGCAGAAAAATAACTGA